A stretch of the Marivirga tractuosa DSM 4126 genome encodes the following:
- the ilvD gene encoding dihydroxy-acid dehydratase yields MAKELNPYSKAVTQDPTQPAAQAMLHAIGLSDEDLEKPQIGIASTGFEGNPCNMHLNDLAVEVKKSIKSYEWVGLIFNTIGVSDGISMGTNGMRYSLPSRDIIADSMETVVNAQAYDAMIAITGCDKNMPGALLAMGRLNRPSLIIYGGTIAPGCHNGEKLDVVSAFEALGKKQANTISEEDFKGVVANACPGPGACGGMYTANTMASAIEALGLCLPYGASNPAQSAEKRKECAEAGLAIKKLIENDLKPRDIVTKKSFENAIRLITVLGGSTNAVLHLLAVANAFEIDLTLEDFARISAETPYLADLKPSGKYLMEDLHQNGGIPAVMKMMLGEGLLHGDCMTITGKTLAENYKDVQGLGEKQDIIHSVKNPIKSSGHLRILKGNLAPGGAVAKITGKEGEIFEGTARVYDGEFLANDGIARGEIKEGDVVVIRYEGPKGGPGMPEMLKPTAAIMGAGLGKKVALITDGRFSGGTHGFVVGHISPEAFDNGALAYVENGDRIRIDAVENSISVLMEEEEWEKRKEQTPIKPERNVSGSLRKYSKLVSSASFGCITDL; encoded by the coding sequence ATGGCGAAGGAATTAAATCCATATAGTAAAGCAGTTACACAAGATCCTACACAACCTGCCGCTCAAGCCATGTTGCATGCCATTGGTTTGTCTGATGAAGATTTGGAAAAACCACAAATAGGTATTGCAAGCACTGGTTTTGAGGGCAATCCATGTAATATGCATTTGAATGATTTGGCTGTAGAGGTCAAGAAAAGCATCAAATCTTATGAGTGGGTAGGGTTGATTTTCAATACTATTGGAGTAAGCGATGGTATTTCTATGGGTACCAACGGAATGCGCTATTCATTGCCTTCCCGCGATATCATAGCCGATTCCATGGAAACGGTAGTGAATGCGCAAGCTTACGATGCCATGATTGCTATTACGGGATGCGATAAAAATATGCCAGGCGCCTTACTGGCTATGGGCAGATTGAATCGACCTTCACTCATAATTTATGGAGGAACCATTGCTCCAGGTTGCCATAATGGAGAAAAATTAGATGTGGTTTCTGCTTTTGAAGCTTTAGGTAAGAAGCAAGCCAACACTATTTCTGAAGAAGATTTTAAGGGAGTAGTGGCAAATGCATGCCCAGGTCCTGGAGCCTGTGGAGGAATGTACACTGCCAATACGATGGCATCCGCTATTGAAGCCTTAGGATTATGCTTGCCTTATGGTGCTTCCAATCCCGCTCAAAGTGCTGAGAAAAGGAAAGAATGTGCAGAGGCTGGTTTAGCCATTAAAAAATTGATTGAAAATGATTTGAAGCCACGGGATATCGTCACTAAAAAATCATTTGAAAACGCCATACGGTTGATTACAGTTTTGGGAGGATCGACCAATGCAGTTTTACATTTATTAGCTGTTGCCAATGCTTTTGAAATCGATTTAACATTGGAAGATTTCGCTCGAATCAGTGCCGAAACTCCTTATCTAGCCGACTTAAAGCCTTCTGGTAAATACTTGATGGAAGATCTTCATCAAAATGGCGGGATTCCTGCAGTGATGAAAATGATGTTGGGGGAAGGACTTCTTCATGGCGATTGCATGACCATAACAGGTAAAACTTTAGCTGAAAATTATAAAGATGTTCAGGGTTTAGGCGAAAAGCAAGACATCATTCACTCTGTGAAAAATCCAATCAAAAGCTCAGGTCATTTGCGAATATTGAAAGGCAATTTAGCACCTGGAGGAGCTGTTGCTAAAATCACCGGAAAGGAAGGAGAGATATTCGAAGGAACTGCTAGAGTTTATGATGGTGAATTTCTGGCCAATGATGGTATTGCCAGAGGCGAGATAAAAGAAGGTGATGTAGTGGTGATTCGATATGAAGGGCCAAAAGGAGGTCCTGGAATGCCCGAAATGTTAAAGCCAACTGCTGCTATAATGGGAGCAGGTTTGGGAAAGAAAGTAGCCCTCATTACAGATGGAAGGTTCTCAGGAGGAACTCACGGTTTTGTAGTGGGACACATTTCACCCGAAGCTTTTGATAATGGCGCATTAGCTTATGTAGAAAATGGCGACCGCATCAGAATAGATGCAGTGGAAAATTCAATTAGTGTATTGATGGAGGAAGAGGAATGGGAAAAACGAAAGGAGCAAACTCCTATAAAGCCCGAGCGAAATGTGAGTGGAAGCTTAAGGAAGTATAGCAAGCTGGTATCATCAGCATCTTTTGGATGTATAACGGATTTATAA
- the leuD gene encoding 3-isopropylmalate dehydratase small subunit: protein MEKFNTLNSQAVLLPFEDVDTDQIIPARFLKSVSREGFGENLFRDWRYLEDGSPNPEFVLNQEGNKGDVLVAGRNFGCGSSREHAAWALVDYGFKAVVSSFFADIFKNNALNNGLLPVQVTDDFLAQVFQILKNRPEAKLQIDLNEQEISLVGSALTESFEINSYKKYCLQNGFDDIDFLLNKRAEIEAYEQSLA from the coding sequence ATGGAAAAGTTTAACACATTAAATAGTCAGGCTGTACTGCTTCCTTTCGAGGATGTAGATACCGATCAGATTATACCCGCTCGTTTCCTGAAATCCGTCAGCCGGGAGGGGTTCGGAGAGAACCTCTTCCGCGACTGGCGGTATTTAGAAGATGGATCGCCCAATCCTGAATTTGTATTGAATCAGGAGGGTAATAAAGGAGATGTTTTAGTGGCAGGAAGGAACTTTGGCTGTGGATCCAGCAGAGAACATGCTGCCTGGGCATTGGTCGATTATGGCTTTAAAGCAGTAGTTTCTAGCTTTTTTGCCGATATCTTCAAAAATAATGCTTTGAATAATGGGCTTTTGCCTGTGCAAGTTACAGATGATTTCTTGGCGCAAGTTTTTCAGATTCTGAAAAATAGACCGGAAGCCAAATTACAAATTGATTTAAATGAGCAAGAAATCAGCTTGGTGGGTTCAGCATTGACAGAAAGCTTTGAAATCAATTCTTATAAAAAATATTGCCTGCAAAATGGCTTTGACGATATAGATTTTCTATTGAACAAAAGAGCAGAAATTGAAGCTTACGAGCAATCTTTAGCTTAA
- a CDS encoding 2-isopropylmalate synthase has protein sequence MARRIAIFDTTLRDGEQVPGCGLTKHQKLKIAKELEALGVDVIESGFPISSPGDFESVRLLSKEIKNSSICALSRAVKNDIETAARALEGAARPRIHTGLGTSDQHVFTKLNFTREQVLEKAHECVTHARSFVDEVEFYAEDAGRTSNEFLAQVIEVAVAAGAKVVNIPDTTGFCLPEEYGAKIKYLVDNVKGIENATISAHCHNDLGLATANSIAAIKNGAGQIECTINGIGERAGNTSLEEVVMVMKKHPELALDTGINTQLLFPISQMVAETMCMPVQANKAVVGSNAFSHSSGIHQDGVIKNRDNYEIIDPYEVGVNKSSIILTARSGRAALNFRLIELGVHLGKEELEETYQQFCELADRINVVEDKDLKHLVKDHQVVVK, from the coding sequence ATGGCACGTAGGATAGCAATTTTTGATACCACGTTGAGAGATGGAGAGCAGGTGCCCGGTTGTGGCTTAACAAAGCATCAAAAGCTTAAAATAGCCAAAGAATTGGAAGCCTTGGGTGTGGATGTGATAGAATCAGGCTTCCCCATATCCTCACCAGGAGATTTTGAATCTGTTCGCCTTTTATCAAAGGAAATCAAAAACTCATCAATTTGCGCCCTGTCTCGTGCCGTAAAGAATGATATTGAAACCGCTGCTCGTGCTTTGGAAGGTGCGGCAAGACCCCGAATTCATACTGGATTAGGAACTTCCGATCAACATGTATTTACAAAACTCAATTTTACTCGTGAGCAAGTGCTTGAAAAAGCACATGAGTGTGTTACTCATGCTAGATCCTTTGTAGATGAGGTTGAATTTTATGCTGAAGATGCTGGTAGAACTTCCAATGAATTTTTAGCACAAGTCATTGAAGTAGCGGTTGCTGCTGGTGCTAAGGTGGTCAACATTCCTGATACTACCGGTTTTTGTTTGCCGGAGGAATACGGAGCTAAAATAAAGTATTTGGTAGATAATGTGAAGGGAATTGAAAATGCTACCATTTCTGCTCATTGTCATAATGATTTGGGATTGGCAACGGCCAACAGTATAGCAGCCATCAAAAATGGAGCTGGACAAATTGAGTGTACCATCAACGGAATTGGCGAAAGAGCAGGAAATACTTCTCTAGAGGAAGTCGTCATGGTGATGAAAAAGCATCCTGAATTGGCTTTGGACACTGGGATCAATACGCAATTACTCTTTCCGATAAGTCAGATGGTTGCAGAAACCATGTGTATGCCGGTGCAAGCCAATAAGGCGGTAGTGGGTTCTAATGCCTTTTCTCATTCGTCTGGTATCCACCAAGATGGAGTTATTAAGAACAGAGATAATTACGAAATCATTGACCCTTATGAAGTAGGCGTCAATAAATCAAGCATCATATTAACTGCGAGAAGTGGTAGAGCTGCATTGAATTTCCGATTAATTGAGTTGGGTGTGCATTTAGGAAAGGAAGAATTAGAAGAGACCTATCAGCAATTCTGCGAATTAGCAGATCGCATCAATGTAGTGGAGGATAAAGATTTAAAACATTTAGTAAAAGACCACCAAGTGGTAGTAAAATAA
- the ilvC gene encoding ketol-acid reductoisomerase, whose amino-acid sequence MAKLKFGTVEEEVVTRQEFPLAKAQEILKDETIAVLGYGVQGPGQALNLKDNGFNVIVGQRKGSKSWDKAVSDGWEPGKTLFELEEAAEKGTIIQYLLSDAGQIAQWEMVKKHLTPGKALYFSHGFGVTYKDQTGIVPPKDVDVILVAPKGSGTSLRRLFVEGRGLNSSFAIHQDATGKAWERCVALGIGVGSGYLFQTNFQKEVYSDLTGERGSLMGAIQGLFAAQYDLLRKKGHSPSEAFNETVEEATQSLYPLVAENGMDWMYANCSTTAQRGALDWWKKFRDAVKPVFEELYDSVETGNEAKLTITANEKADYRVELEKELDELKNSEMWQAGAAVRKLRPENA is encoded by the coding sequence ATGGCAAAACTAAAATTTGGAACAGTAGAAGAAGAGGTCGTAACACGACAAGAATTTCCTTTGGCGAAAGCACAGGAAATATTAAAAGATGAAACTATAGCGGTTCTGGGCTATGGTGTGCAAGGGCCTGGTCAGGCACTGAATCTGAAAGACAATGGCTTTAATGTGATTGTTGGACAAAGGAAAGGTTCTAAAAGCTGGGATAAAGCTGTCTCTGATGGCTGGGAGCCCGGAAAAACGCTTTTCGAACTGGAAGAAGCGGCTGAAAAAGGCACAATTATACAATATTTATTATCTGATGCAGGCCAAATTGCACAATGGGAGATGGTGAAAAAACATCTTACCCCTGGCAAAGCTTTGTATTTTTCACATGGTTTTGGTGTGACTTATAAAGATCAAACAGGTATAGTTCCACCAAAGGATGTGGATGTAATCCTTGTAGCTCCAAAAGGATCAGGTACCAGCCTAAGAAGACTATTTGTAGAGGGCAGAGGCTTGAATTCCAGCTTTGCCATCCATCAGGATGCTACAGGAAAAGCCTGGGAAAGATGCGTGGCTTTGGGAATTGGAGTTGGCTCTGGCTATTTATTTCAAACCAATTTTCAGAAAGAAGTTTATAGCGATTTAACCGGAGAGCGTGGCAGTTTGATGGGTGCAATCCAAGGCTTATTTGCAGCTCAATACGATTTATTGCGCAAAAAAGGACATTCACCGTCAGAAGCTTTCAATGAAACAGTAGAAGAAGCTACACAATCTCTATATCCATTGGTTGCTGAAAACGGAATGGACTGGATGTATGCTAATTGCTCTACCACGGCCCAACGTGGCGCATTAGATTGGTGGAAAAAATTCAGAGATGCTGTAAAACCGGTTTTTGAAGAATTATACGATTCGGTTGAGACAGGGAATGAAGCAAAACTGACCATCACCGCCAATGAAAAAGCCGATTACAGAGTAGAATTAGAAAAAGAATTGGATGAGTTGAAAAATTCTGAAATGTGGCAAGCGGGTGCAGCAGTCAGAAAGTTAAGACCGGAAAATGCATAA
- the leuB gene encoding 3-isopropylmalate dehydrogenase, which yields MNKNIAILAGDGIGPEVTAEAVKVLDAIAETFGHQFQYTDALIGAAAINATGNPFPEATEESCKSADAILFGAIGDPKYDNDPNAKVRPEQGLLKMRKNLGLFANVRPVSSYDALLPISPLKEHIIKGTDFVVFRELTGGIYFGEPRGRSEDGNTAFDSCVYSKTEIERISHLAFKAAENRRKKLTLVDKANVLATSRLWRETVKDLSSQYPEVALDFMFVDNAAMKIIQNPKDFDVVLTENMFGDIITDEASVISGSLGLLPSASLGLKSSLFEPIHGSYPQAAGKGIANPIGAILSAAMLLEYAFDLKEECQIIKDAVNSALNIGYGTEDIFPDEGKSTSEVGDFISQSIVNQYKTESV from the coding sequence ATGAACAAAAACATCGCAATATTAGCTGGAGACGGAATTGGTCCTGAAGTAACAGCTGAGGCAGTAAAAGTCTTGGATGCCATAGCTGAAACTTTCGGGCATCAATTTCAATACACTGATGCACTAATTGGAGCGGCTGCAATTAATGCTACAGGAAATCCTTTTCCAGAAGCAACAGAAGAAAGTTGCAAATCAGCAGATGCTATTTTATTTGGTGCTATAGGTGACCCAAAATATGACAATGACCCAAATGCAAAAGTGCGGCCTGAGCAGGGATTATTGAAAATGCGTAAAAATTTGGGGCTTTTTGCTAATGTGAGACCAGTGAGTAGTTATGATGCCCTTTTGCCTATATCTCCTTTGAAGGAACACATCATCAAAGGAACTGATTTTGTGGTTTTCAGAGAATTAACTGGAGGCATCTATTTTGGTGAGCCAAGAGGTCGGTCTGAGGATGGAAACACGGCCTTTGATAGCTGTGTATATTCCAAAACTGAAATTGAAAGGATTTCTCATCTGGCATTTAAGGCTGCGGAGAACAGAAGGAAGAAACTGACTTTAGTGGATAAAGCGAATGTTTTAGCTACTTCACGTCTGTGGAGAGAAACTGTAAAGGACTTGTCTAGCCAATATCCGGAGGTAGCCCTTGATTTTATGTTTGTGGACAATGCTGCCATGAAAATCATTCAGAATCCGAAAGATTTTGATGTAGTGCTTACTGAAAATATGTTTGGGGACATCATCACGGATGAAGCCTCTGTGATTTCTGGTTCTTTAGGTTTATTGCCTTCCGCTTCATTAGGATTGAAAAGCAGTTTATTTGAGCCAATTCATGGTTCTTATCCTCAAGCTGCAGGCAAAGGAATTGCAAATCCAATAGGTGCAATACTTTCAGCTGCCATGCTGTTGGAATATGCTTTTGATTTAAAAGAAGAATGTCAAATTATAAAAGATGCTGTTAATTCTGCACTTAACATTGGATATGGTACGGAAGATATTTTTCCTGATGAAGGAAAAAGCACCTCTGAGGTTGGTGACTTTATTAGTCAAAGTATTGTAAATCAGTATAAAACAGAATCCGTATGA
- the ilvN gene encoding acetolactate synthase small subunit, translated as MKEQFTISIYTENLIGILHRLTTIFTRRHINIESITASESEVKDIHRYTIVVSSEEDKIKKIVKQIEKQVDVFKAFYHKNDGIVYQEMALYKMPTKLLSQTKEVEYIVRKHHARLLAVEPDFTIIEKTGFKEETQELFEQLKPHGILEFVRSGRISISKPMKEFQEYFTEVEEASRL; from the coding sequence ATGAAAGAACAATTCACCATATCAATCTATACAGAAAACCTTATAGGAATTCTGCACCGATTGACTACCATTTTCACTCGTAGGCATATCAATATTGAGAGTATAACCGCTTCTGAAAGCGAGGTGAAAGATATTCATCGCTATACGATTGTGGTAAGTTCTGAAGAGGATAAAATCAAAAAAATTGTGAAGCAGATTGAAAAACAAGTGGATGTATTTAAAGCTTTCTATCATAAAAATGATGGGATAGTCTATCAGGAAATGGCTTTATATAAAATGCCTACCAAATTACTATCCCAAACAAAAGAGGTAGAATACATAGTACGAAAGCATCATGCTCGCTTGCTAGCAGTAGAGCCTGATTTTACCATCATTGAAAAGACGGGCTTCAAAGAAGAAACGCAGGAGCTTTTTGAGCAACTAAAGCCTCATGGGATTCTGGAGTTTGTACGCTCTGGAAGGATTTCAATTTCTAAACCAATGAAAGAATTTCAGGAGTATTTCACGGAAGTAGAGGAAGCTTCTAGGCTTTAA
- the ilvB gene encoding biosynthetic-type acetolactate synthase large subunit: MEEVATKSQKTKTKTSMSGAAALVNCLIREGVETLFGYPGGAIMPVYDALFDQKEKIRHIMTRHEQGATHAAQGYARISGKVGVCLATSGPGATNLITGLADAQLDSTPMVCITGQVPGKMIGSDAFQETDIVSISMAVTKWNIQVTKAKDIPNAVAKAFYIARSGKPGPVLVDITKDAQFEKAEFEDYQTCDQIRSYVPNPKLSEKALDQAASLINSAKKPLILFGHGVLLSNAKEEFKEFVEKTGIPAAWTIMGLSALPTSHPLNVGMLGMHGNYAPNILTNECDVLIAIGMRFDDRVTGDVSRYAKQAKVIHFEIDPAEINKNVAADVPVLGNCKESLAVLLNKVNENKHENWLARFKELNAQEEEKVIKDELNPQADEPMSMGEVIKHISNISRGNAIIVTDVGQHQMVAQRYYQYANWKSNVTSGGLGTMGFALPSAIGAKFAAPHRQVIAVIGDGGFQMTIQELGVIFETKVDVKILLLNNEYLGMVRQWQDMFFEKRYSSVDMVNPDFQMIAKGYGIESEKVTKREKLEDSIHRFLSHEGSYLLEVMVGKENNIFPMIPTGASVSEIRLE, from the coding sequence ATGGAAGAAGTAGCCACCAAATCACAGAAAACGAAAACGAAAACAAGCATGAGCGGTGCAGCCGCCCTGGTGAATTGTCTTATCCGTGAAGGAGTGGAAACACTTTTCGGTTATCCTGGCGGTGCCATTATGCCGGTTTATGATGCTTTGTTTGATCAAAAGGAGAAAATCAGGCATATCATGACCCGACATGAGCAAGGTGCTACACATGCTGCTCAAGGGTATGCAAGAATTTCCGGTAAAGTAGGGGTTTGTTTGGCGACATCTGGTCCGGGAGCCACAAATCTGATAACTGGTTTGGCAGATGCTCAGCTGGATTCAACTCCTATGGTTTGCATAACGGGGCAAGTGCCGGGCAAAATGATTGGATCGGATGCTTTTCAGGAAACCGATATTGTCAGTATTTCGATGGCGGTAACAAAATGGAATATTCAAGTTACCAAAGCTAAAGATATTCCTAATGCAGTAGCGAAGGCATTTTATATTGCTCGCAGTGGAAAGCCGGGACCAGTTTTAGTGGATATCACAAAGGATGCACAATTTGAAAAAGCTGAATTTGAAGATTACCAAACTTGTGATCAAATCAGAAGTTATGTGCCAAATCCTAAATTAAGTGAAAAAGCATTAGATCAAGCTGCCTCATTAATCAATTCAGCGAAGAAGCCTTTGATTCTTTTCGGACATGGCGTGCTATTGTCCAATGCAAAAGAAGAATTTAAGGAATTTGTAGAGAAAACAGGCATTCCTGCAGCCTGGACAATTATGGGCTTATCAGCATTGCCTACTTCTCATCCTTTGAATGTAGGAATGCTGGGCATGCATGGAAATTATGCACCCAATATTCTCACTAATGAATGTGATGTTTTGATAGCCATAGGGATGCGCTTTGATGATAGGGTAACAGGAGATGTTAGCCGATATGCAAAGCAAGCCAAGGTCATCCATTTCGAGATTGATCCGGCTGAAATTAATAAAAACGTGGCGGCAGATGTGCCGGTTTTAGGCAACTGCAAAGAATCACTTGCGGTTTTATTAAATAAAGTCAATGAAAATAAGCATGAGAATTGGCTGGCTCGCTTTAAAGAATTGAATGCGCAGGAGGAAGAAAAAGTAATAAAAGATGAATTAAATCCTCAAGCAGATGAACCCATGAGCATGGGAGAGGTGATTAAGCATATTTCGAATATTTCTAGAGGAAATGCCATCATTGTAACGGATGTGGGACAGCATCAGATGGTGGCGCAGCGCTATTATCAATATGCCAATTGGAAAAGTAACGTGACCTCTGGTGGTTTGGGTACTATGGGTTTTGCGCTTCCATCCGCCATAGGGGCAAAATTTGCAGCTCCTCATCGACAAGTAATTGCCGTGATTGGAGATGGGGGATTTCAAATGACCATACAGGAACTGGGAGTGATTTTCGAAACCAAAGTGGATGTTAAAATTCTATTATTGAATAATGAATATCTGGGAATGGTAAGGCAATGGCAAGATATGTTTTTTGAAAAGCGCTACTCTTCTGTGGACATGGTCAATCCTGATTTTCAAATGATAGCGAAAGGCTACGGAATCGAATCAGAAAAAGTAACAAAAAGAGAGAAGTTGGAAGATAGCATTCATAGGTTTTTATCTCATGAAGGAAGCTATCTATTAGAAGTAATGGTCGGAAAAGAGAATAATATTTTCCCTATGATTCCTACAGGAGCGTCCGTGTCCGAAATCAGACTTGAATGA
- a CDS encoding branched-chain amino acid transaminase, whose protein sequence is MYYNNKTLVFLNGDWQYAEDAQTSLYGQTLHYGNGVFEGIRAYKNDVGFNIFKAHEHYERLHKSADLMHIKIPYSVEELVSISYELLDRNNLTDAYIRPLVYLGANMALQPTDEVNVFICAWKWEKYLGHDPIKAKISSYQRIHPASQHVEAKVVGHYTNSILATTEAKKLGYDEAILLDYTQHVSEGSGANIFIEKNGELYTPSRGNILPGITRQTVLEICKEHGIKVTEKPISKAQLLEADAAFFTGTAAEIAPIAQVNDTVFPLSWEDSIGQSIYHIYRQKVLFNDLQNQTII, encoded by the coding sequence ATGTATTACAACAACAAAACTCTGGTATTTCTTAATGGCGATTGGCAGTATGCCGAAGATGCCCAAACAAGCTTGTACGGACAAACATTGCATTACGGAAATGGTGTATTTGAAGGGATTCGTGCCTATAAAAATGATGTGGGATTCAATATTTTCAAAGCCCATGAGCATTATGAGCGTTTACACAAATCTGCTGATTTAATGCACATTAAAATCCCATATTCAGTAGAAGAATTAGTGAGCATAAGCTATGAATTGCTGGATAGAAATAATTTGACGGATGCTTACATCCGTCCATTGGTTTATTTGGGTGCTAACATGGCTTTGCAACCTACTGATGAAGTAAATGTATTTATCTGTGCTTGGAAATGGGAAAAGTATTTGGGTCATGATCCTATCAAGGCTAAGATTTCATCATATCAGCGTATCCATCCTGCCTCTCAACATGTGGAAGCTAAAGTAGTGGGGCATTATACCAATTCAATTTTGGCAACCACTGAAGCTAAGAAATTGGGTTATGATGAAGCCATTTTATTGGATTACACACAGCATGTATCTGAGGGTTCGGGTGCTAATATCTTTATTGAGAAAAACGGGGAGTTATATACACCTTCAAGAGGTAATATTTTGCCGGGAATTACTCGTCAAACTGTTTTGGAAATCTGCAAAGAGCACGGAATCAAGGTGACAGAGAAGCCAATTTCTAAAGCTCAATTATTGGAAGCTGATGCCGCTTTCTTTACCGGAACTGCTGCTGAAATCGCCCCTATTGCGCAAGTAAATGATACTGTTTTCCCTTTAAGCTGGGAAGATTCCATAGGACAGAGCATTTACCACATCTACCGACAGAAAGTATTATTCAACGATTTACAAAATCAAACCATCATATAA
- a CDS encoding IS110 family transposase has translation MKVLRQCCGIDVSMDALDVVLMTLQEDFELKIVSSGQFANTKKDIKKLMNWVKRHQLNDLPLQVVMEATGVYHEQLAYALYDNGFELAVVLPNKVANYGRSTDVRRIDDKISARHIAEFGL, from the coding sequence ATGAAAGTACTTAGACAATGCTGTGGAATCGATGTTTCAATGGATGCTCTGGATGTTGTTTTGATGACCCTCCAAGAGGATTTTGAATTAAAAATTGTATCAAGTGGTCAGTTTGCCAATACCAAAAAGGATATTAAGAAATTGATGAATTGGGTTAAAAGACATCAACTTAATGATCTTCCTCTTCAAGTAGTCATGGAAGCAACAGGTGTTTATCATGAGCAATTGGCTTACGCGCTTTACGATAATGGTTTTGAACTTGCCGTTGTTCTGCCCAACAAAGTAGCTAATTATGGCCGTAGCACTGATGTGAGACGCATAGACGATAAAATCAGTGCAAGGCACATCGCTGAATTTGGGTTATAA
- the leuC gene encoding 3-isopropylmalate dehydratase large subunit, whose product MSAKTLFDKIWDQHVVHSVEDGPQVLYIDRHFIHEVTSPQAFAGLKERGISVFRPEQTIATADHNVPTEKQHLPIKDALSRHQVETLIKNCDEFGVELYGLGHPYQGIVHVIGPELGITQPGMTIVCGDSHTSTHGAFGNIAFGIGTSEVEQVMATQCVLQKKPKTLKIQVDGALNPGVVSKDIVLHIISKLTAAGGTGHFIEFCGSTIEALSMEARMTICNMSIEMGARGGLIAPDETTFEYMKTRPFAPKGEKWERKVAEWKALKTEEDAQFDLEYYFKAEDIEPMITYGTNPGMGIGITKDIPLPNGKTSSGLEKSLKYMDLEGGKQLLGHHVDYVFIGSCTNSRIEDLRLVAELVKGKKKADHVQAMIVPGSRQVEKQARAEGLDKILEAAGFELRQPGCSACLGMNEDKVPKGKYCVSTSNRNFEGRQGQGARTLLASPLTAAASALSGKISDVRELMKLEA is encoded by the coding sequence ATGTCAGCAAAAACATTATTTGATAAAATTTGGGACCAGCATGTGGTGCATTCTGTGGAAGATGGCCCACAAGTTCTGTATATCGACAGGCACTTTATTCATGAAGTGACCAGTCCACAGGCTTTTGCGGGCTTGAAAGAAAGGGGTATTTCTGTTTTCAGACCAGAGCAAACCATTGCTACTGCCGACCACAATGTCCCAACAGAAAAGCAGCATTTACCTATCAAAGATGCACTATCCCGTCATCAAGTGGAAACATTAATTAAAAATTGTGATGAATTCGGGGTGGAATTATACGGTTTAGGTCATCCTTATCAAGGGATAGTGCATGTGATAGGCCCTGAATTAGGTATTACACAGCCAGGCATGACCATTGTTTGTGGAGATAGCCACACTTCTACTCACGGGGCTTTCGGAAATATAGCTTTCGGAATTGGAACCAGCGAAGTGGAACAAGTAATGGCGACCCAATGTGTTTTACAGAAAAAACCTAAAACATTAAAAATTCAAGTGGATGGAGCACTAAATCCCGGAGTAGTTTCAAAGGATATTGTTTTGCATATCATTTCAAAACTTACGGCAGCGGGTGGAACAGGTCATTTCATTGAATTCTGTGGTTCTACAATTGAGGCTTTATCAATGGAAGCTCGTATGACGATTTGCAATATGAGCATAGAGATGGGAGCCAGAGGAGGTTTAATTGCTCCTGATGAAACCACTTTTGAATATATGAAAACCAGACCTTTTGCACCTAAAGGTGAAAAATGGGAAAGAAAAGTAGCCGAATGGAAAGCTTTAAAAACTGAAGAAGATGCACAATTTGATTTGGAATATTATTTCAAAGCGGAAGATATTGAACCAATGATTACCTATGGAACTAACCCTGGAATGGGAATAGGTATCACTAAAGATATCCCACTCCCTAACGGTAAAACTTCTTCAGGTCTTGAAAAATCCTTGAAATACATGGATTTGGAAGGCGGGAAACAATTACTTGGTCACCATGTGGATTACGTTTTCATAGGCAGTTGTACCAACAGTCGAATTGAAGACCTCCGTTTGGTAGCTGAACTGGTAAAAGGCAAGAAGAAAGCAGATCATGTTCAAGCTATGATTGTGCCGGGCTCAAGACAAGTAGAAAAACAAGCACGGGCAGAAGGCTTAGATAAAATATTGGAAGCAGCTGGTTTCGAATTAAGACAACCGGGCTGTTCGGCATGCTTAGGCATGAATGAAGATAAAGTGCCCAAAGGAAAATATTGTGTGAGCACATCCAATAGGAATTTCGAAGGAAGACAAGGGCAAGGTGCCAGAACTTTATTGGCGAGTCCGTTGACTGCCGCAGCGTCAGCACTTTCAGGTAAAATTTCGGATGTGAGAGAATTAATGAAATTAGAAGCATAA